The nucleotide sequence TTACTGTATTCACTGCTGTATACATAGAAAATCCCGCCTTAGAAAATCTTTCTATCATTTCAACAGCAGCTCTACTCTCTTGTCCGGCCTCTGGTCCTGAACCCATACCGTCACTGATAATAATCATATATGTACCGTCCTTAAGCTTTCCAAAGCTATAGCTATCCCCATTATATTTTTCACCACTTTTACATTCCCGGATTACATGTGAAACAATATGGTACTTCGGAGTTTCCTCGAAACTTATGGAACAACCTCCGCCATTAGAATTTCCGCAACACTCTTCTTCGCATATACACATGCTTACTCCAGTGGCTTGGTTTACCACCGGAAGAATTTCTTTTACACAGAATTCGGAACCTTTGCAATTGGTTACGGCAATCTTCACATTATTTCTACCTTTGCTATCTTGAAAACATAATACATGAGAGTAACCTATACCCTTTTTATTCAGCATTCTCTTAATATATCTTTCCTTATCACCATTAAACACAATGTTGGTATTGAAATCACCAACAATCTCTTGTACTGTCTCACCCATACTACTTAAATGTCCTGCTATTAACTGTCTTCCTTCAACCAACCTGCTTCTCCACATTTCATTGGTTATAAATATATTGATCAAATCTTGTGTGTTTGCTGCCAGTTCATCCTTTTTTATGCACTTTTTCTCCAACTCTTCCGGCAGAGTATAATTATTCTCATGATAATTCTGTATTAGCTCTGAAAAGGCTGCAAAAGTATAATATATCTCCCTCTTCCAGCACACTGAATTCATACTGCAATTTGCACATACACGATCTGCTAAATTCTCAACCAATGCACTGCTCTTATTCTTTAACAACAGCTTGTCATTATTAACCAAATTCTTAACCGTGTGTGACATGTTGTATAAAATATCTGAAAAATTGCTTAGCTTGTTCAAGAACATATCCCTGATAGTATCAACATATTTGCTGTTAATATCCGCTACCTTTTTCTCCATATTAAACTCCAGCATTAATATATTGTAAAACTTATCAGGAATACTTAACATTGTTATCATGGCTATAAGAACTTCAAGAAGCTTAAAATCTGCCGCTATATCTGAGTAAAGCTTAATTATGAAAAAGGAAACTACAAAAGCCATCCCGCTAAGCCATTTGCCCCCTTCTTTAAAAAGCCCTACAGTAAGACCGCAAAGGCCAAAATAGCTAATGTACAGTGAGAGATTATCTGTTGTAACCCCAACAATCAATCCAACAGCCACACCTGCCGCTGCTCCTACAGAAGCACCGTTAATATATGCACATATTATGATAAAAATAAAAGCGATTATATTTCTTACAGATATTCCCCATAGGCTAGCTCCCCAAGTCCCTGATATCGTTAATGCTATGATCATGGTCACACTAATAATTTCTTCATTCTTAAATGTGTGCTTGGATTTTATATCCTTTAGACATGAAATTGCATAACTTATCATATAGTATATGGGTAGGGTACACCCAACCTCAAAAAAAGCTGTCAATGCGTTAGAACCTGTTGAATCATTGCCAAGAATAGTCATATAGACTAAGTTTTCAAAGAAAAGGAACAAGAAGAAAACCAGAAGCTTTATGTTTTTACTAACGTGTCTTGCAAAATAGCCTCCTGGTACAACAGTCCCCACCGCCAATATGTATACTGGTAAGTTTTCTAAGTTATTAAATATACTGATATAGCCTAATAAGGCACCGCAACCTGCTACTATAGGAATATCATCTTCTTTATTCAGAACCACCGATATTATAAAAGCAATTCCAAAAGGTGCAGAGTTGTTTATAAGAATTACCCTACTAATTAAGAAGGCAGCCGCAAAGTAAATTGTAGCGATTGCATACCAACTATAATTAATCGTTTTTTCTTTCTTTTGTAATTTTTTTTCCCTCTTATATGACTTTAGTTCAACACCATACTGCATTAGCATAACCCTCCCGTTAATTATATATGTCAGTCATGTGAATCGCATTGCAATACAACATGCCTTTAAGCCGCAGTATTATTATAGCAAAGGTGTTTGGAATTATATGTCATAAACTGTGAGCTAATATTTTTTTCTTTGGACAACAATCTATTTTTATTTCACAAAAATGAATAAGGTACTCTTCATCCTATATAAAAAGATCCACAATATATTGATACATTTTCCACATTATCAATATATATTGTGGATTAATTTATTTTAGGAATATTTTCTGATAAAAAATAGGACAATTCAAATTGTCGTGTATTACATATACATAAGGGGATTTGATGAAGATTATTAGGTGGGCTTATAAATTTAATGTAATTTGTCACAGGATGATATTAATAGATTCATCAAAAACTAATAATCTAATCCACATTACTTCTAATTACATAAAACTAAAAGAAAAGAACTCACATTTCTGTGAGTTCTTTTTATTGGTAGCGGAAATAGGACTTGAACCTACGACACTTCGGGTATGAACCGAATGCTCTAGCCAGCTGAGCTATTCCGCCACATTATGGTTGCGGGGGCAGGACTTGAACCTACGACCTTCGGGTTATGAGCCCGACGAGCTACCAACTGCTCCACCCCGCGATATTTGGTGCTAAAGACCGGAATCGAACCGGTACGGTGTGTTAGCACCGCAGGATTTTAAGTCCTGTGCGTCTGCCTGTTCCGCCACTTTAGCATGATATAAACTATTTAATTAAAATGGTAGCGGAAATAGGACTTGAACCTACGACACTTCGGGTATGAACCGAATGCTCTAGCCAGCTGAGCTATTCCGCCACATTATGGTTGCGGGGGCAGGACTTGAACCTACGACCTTCGGGTTATGAGCCCGACGAGCTACCAACTGCTCCACCCCGCGATATTTGGTGCTAAAGACCGGAATCGAACCGGTACGGTGTGTTAGCACCGCAGGATTTTAAGTCCTGTGCGTCTGCCTGTTCCGCCACTTTAGCACGTCTCAGGAATTGCAATTCCTTAGCGACATAGACTATTATATCTGACTCTTATAATATTGTCAACACTTTTTATTTTGTTTTTTTCGTTACTCTTTTTCATTCATTTCCCATTGATTAATAAAAAACTGCTGTGATTTCTCCCAGCAGTTTTGCTATCTATACTTTAACTTCTTCTACTATACCCTCTTCCCTTAGACTCTTGATGTCTTTTAACATCCTGCTGCCTCTCTTCACTGTCTTTCAGGAATTTGGACATTATATCTTCAAAGTTTGCTGAACTGTTTTTATTCCTATCTCCTGACCAATCAATTTCGATTGGTTTTGCGGATCTTTTAGGTGGCATAGCCTGCTTAATGGAAAGGCTAATCTTTCCATTTTCGTCAACGGATATTACCTTGACCTTTACCTTATCCTGTTCCTTAAGATGCTCTCTGATGTCCTTTACAAATGTATCAGCAACTTCAGAGATGTGAACCAACCCTGTTTTACCTTCTACATCGATAAATGCACCAAAGTTAGTAATGTTAATTACTGTACCTTCTATAATGTTTCCTGCCTTTAAGGTCATATTAAAAAGACTCCTCCTTAAATAAATATGTTTATATAAATAATTTTAAAACCAAACTATTGCCTCTCAGGTATGGGCATAACAGGAGTCTCATTTTCCTTAATTAATCCCAATCTCTCCCTAGCCAGCCTTTCGCTAAACCCTTCCGGGTTAGTCCTTGACATTTCCAATTGCTCCTTTAATCTCTCTCCTTGCTCTTTAATCTCCTCAAGTTGCAAGTTTGCCTTTACAATTTCTTTGTTTAGTCTTGCTGCTGCAATTTCTTGCCTAATAAAAATAATTGAAAAGTAAGCAATTGATAATATGACTAAAAGGGCCTTTAAATTTACCTTTCTCTTTTTCATTTAGTAGTATCCCCTTTATAGTTGAAATATCAGGTTCTATAAATCTATTGTAATTAGATTCTATACTTTATTCAAGTTATTTCTTTTAAATTTACGCTTATTTTTCGAATCTAATTTATAGAATCCATATCTAAAGGGAAAAATGACTATATTTATAATTATTCTAATAAACTTAGAAACGTTACAAATTAATTTGTATTGAATTCTTGTAAAAGCTTTACTTAACAGCTTCATGTAAAAATATATACCAATAGTCATCCAAATATACACATATACTCCTACAACTGCTTGATTGGTATACAGCAGGAAAATAAATATCAATATACCAGTTAAAATCCAAAAGAGAATATCTTCAACAATAATCAGCAGCTTATGTACATTTTCAAATCCTCTGAAAGTACGATAAAAATCGAATATAAAGCCAGTTAAAACCCCAGCCAAAATACTATATAAAACAAGCTTAGCCTGTATCATTAAAGGAATAACCATATATACTTACCTCTACCTAAATAATTTTGACAGAATGCTTTCCTTCTCATGCTTCGATTCAGATCCGCTGTATACAAAGGAGTCCACAGTCCCTGCTATCATCACTTCTCCATTATGTACATCAAGCTTATTCATTTTAAGACCGTTACCCTTTATTGTAAGCATACCAAGACTCGTATTTAATAGTATTTTTTCTTCATTAAAGCTTATAACCTCTAAAACTCCTGTTAAAAAGAGTTTCTTTCTATTTTCAAGGGTCATATTGCTTTTCTTTTCATCAACTTTAAGATCTTTTTTCACTTCCACAGGACATCCCTCCTACCTAATGATAATATATGAGGTAGCGCTAGAAGTTATTACAAATAGATAATCAATTTTGAAATCTGAAATTTACCTACTCCTCTGTGTCTTCTACTCCTTCCAGAATTTCATACATGCCTTTTGCCTCTTCTTTCCTTACATGTTCTGCGATAGAAGTAATTCTAGCTTTCAGCGACTTGACTGCAAATTGAATTTCTATTATATCCCCCTCTTTAACCTCAGTACCGGCCTTAGCCACCTTACCGTTAATAGAAACTCTTCCCCCCTCACAGGCTTCTTTAGCAACAGTTCTTCTCTTAATAATTCTTGATACCTTTAAATACTTATCTAATCTCATAATAAAACCCCTTTCTTACAATAAGTAATGAATAATAAATAATGAGCAATTAACGTAAAAAGCCCGGACAATGCCGGGCTTTAAATTACTTTGTAACCTTGTCTTTGAACTCTTTTCCTGCCTTAAATACAGGAACAACAGTTGCTGGAATTGAAATTGGTTCTTTAGTTCTTGGATTTCTTCCTTCTCTTGCTGCTCTTTCTCTTGTCTCGAAAGTTCCAAATCCAACTAATTGAACCTTTTCACCCTTAGCAAGTGCTTCTTCAACACTTTCTATAAATGCTTTTAAAGCTGCTTCTGCATCTTTCTTAGTTAACTTGCTTTTTTCAGCCATACTTGAAATTAAATCTGCCTTGTTCACTTTAATTTCCTCCTTAATATTACAGTATAGATTATCAAGTTACACAATTTGTGCATACTTGCTGGAATCAGTAATACTCTTACTTCCATAAATCTAAACCATATTATATATCTATTTAACTTGATAGTCTATACCTTTAATTAAAAAATATGCTATAAATAGATATTTTTTGCTACTATCTGCTGTTCTGAATTTAACGGAAGTAATTTTATGTATTAACTTTATGTAATATATTCTTCGCTTTTACCTAAATTCCTGCTGAAAATTATAATTTTTTTAAAGTTTTAGCTATATTCCATATTTCATCCATTTGTTCAAGGGTCATTTCCTTTAAATCAAGGCCTTTTTCCCTTGCAGCTTTTTCAATAAAGCTAAACCGATTGATAAATTTATCACTGGTTTTATTGAGAGCTTCCTCAGGATTAACTTGTAAAAAGCGACTTACGTTGACCACAGCAAAGAGTAGGTCACCGATTTCCTCTAGTATTCTTGCCTTATCTGTACCATTATATACCTCTTTAACTTCATCTAATTCTTCAAAAACCTTATTTAATGCTTCTTCTACCCTGTCCCAGTCAAATCCTGCCTTTTTCGCCTTCTCCTGAATCTTTTCCGCTCTTATTAGTGCAGGCAAGCCTTTAGCTATGTGCCGCATCTCATCAGTTAAGGTCTCCATGCCCTTTTCTTTTTTCTTAATTTCATCCCAGTTGGCCAATACTTCCTCTGAACTCTTCACTGAAGTATCTCCGAATATATGAGGGTGCCTTAATATCATCTTTTCACATATGCCTTCTATTACATCATTTATATTAAAATACCCTCTCTCTTTCCCTATTACTGCATGAAATACAATCTGTAGGAGTACATCTCCAAGTTCTTCTGTGATCTTAATATCATCTTGCTCATCTATTGCTTCCAGAACTTCATAGCATTCCTCCACCAGATACTTCTTTAAGGATTCATGAGTCTGCTCTTTATCCCAGGGGCATCCATCCTCCCCTCTTAACTTCTCCATGATGCTGATGAGATCATAAAAGTCTTTATTATTGTTTAAAACCCTTGGTATGTATACAGATGTTAGATAGTCTATATCCTCTTGTCTGTCCATCTCATATAAAGGCATTTTTCTTATAGACTCCATACCCTTTATGCCTGCTGCCCTTATATAATAAATCTCAGTATCGTCTTTATAGTACTCAGAAAGAGCCAATTTTACTTCAGAAGCAATATAATTATCGTAGACCTGAGTTATTATTGTACCAATTCTTTTATCAAAGATATGCTCCTTGCAATCGAAGGCATCAACTATTTTTAAGCCCTCTATTGGGTCTATCTCAAGCCTTTCCATTACCACATCAATAAAGCTTACCGCGGACACTATTTCGTACTGGATATTATTGTTTTTACATTGCTCTATTAAAAGCATAACTGACTTTTCAGCCACCAGCGGATGTCCGGGTACAGCATAGATAATTTCTCCAAATTGCTTATATTTATCAATTAAGTCTTCTGCGATTGATCTGTATACTTCGTCAAAGCTGTCATAGCTGTCGTAAGCACTATCGTAAGTTTCAAATTTTATCCCTAATGTTCTTATATAATCAACAGTGGGATGCCTTTCTGTTCTCAAATAGATGTTCTTCACACTTTTGAGGGCTTCAATGGTTCCCATAGTCAGCGCCTCCGGAGCTCCAGGGCCTAGACCTACTATCTTAATCATTTGATTCTCTCCTTTACATGGCAAACTTATCCACGGATAAATTTACTTTTAAAATAATTGAAGTTAAATACCCCCAGCAAGAAAATTATGCCTGCGTAAATCAGAGTACCTAAGGATATGGATACTAAGCAAGCTATCTCATTGCTCATTGTACTATTATATACATACTGGTAAATAAAAACAACACCTATTATCATTAATATTGCCGCATAGGCCGGCTTAACAGTAGTTTGATAGTAATTGATACTTACTCCTAGTTTTTTTGAAAGTGCAATTAAATTAAGTACCGTAGTAATCACATAAGCAGTAATGCTACCTATGATTGCTCCATATATATTTATTAGGGCAAGAGGAACCAGCAATATTGTAATAATTATCTTTCCCAAACATCCGATTAAAAGATTTTTTATTGGTTTGAAATAGTAACCCGATCCCTGCAAGATTGCCGTAGTGGTTTGTGTTATAATTATAAAAGGTATGCTCAAGGAAGCATAGCGTAGTATGTCATAACCCTCTGCGTGTCCCGGGAAAAGTAAGTTTAATATTGGTGCTGCTAAAAATAGGAGTCCAAAAGTTGATGGCAGAGAAATAACCATAGATACCTTCATGGCCATTTCAACCTTATTTATCACTTCCATCCTTCTCTTAAGTACGTGTGCCTCAGCAATGATAGGAACCAGTGACGCACATAAAGCTATAGATATGGTTAAAGGCACATTTATCAAAACCATAGCCTTGCCTGTTAACTGTCCATATAAGACCGCAGCCTGCTTAAAGGTGTATCCTGCCTTAAGGAGTTGTTGAGGAACGATAATTGAATCCAACAAACTCATGATAGTACCAACTGCGGCACCAAGGGAAACAGGAACAGCAATATGTAAAAGTTCAGTGAGAATCTTGTCATCCTTTGTTAACTTTTTTACATTAAATCGTCTACGAACCTTTATGTACTTTATATAAAGATATATGAAGCCTACAATACCTCCTGCGGCAGCTCCAAAAGCAGCTCCTCCTGCAGCATACTCTATCCCTTTTGGCAACAGTAAGATTGCTAATCCTACTCCAAAGACTACTCTTCCTACCTGCTCAATTATCTGTGAAACAGCTGTATGGGTCATATTTTGCATACCTTGGAAAAAACCCCGAAATACACTCATCAGTGATATAAAAAGCGGAGCCGCCCCAATGCCCATCAAGGAATAAAGAGCTTTTTTATCCCACTTAAAAAAGTTTATTAGGATTTTGGGGAAGGCTAAAAATATTATAGAAAAGCCGCCACCTAGTATGAGCATAGTCAAAAGGGCTTTCCTTACTATAAGAATCATTGTTCCTTCATCGTGGAGAGCATTTCTCTCCGACACCATCTTTGATATAGCTACTGGAACCCCTGTAGCAAGTCCAATAAAAAACATGTATAGTGGATAAGACATCTGATAGTAGCCTATTCCTTCATCCCCGATTAGCATAATAAGCGGCCACCTAAAAAATAGTCCAAGAAACCTGGCGAATACCCCGGCTGCTCCAAGAATAATTGTTCCTTTTATAAGAGATTGCTTTCTCATAAAACCCCTCCATCTAACCCATGAAATTGTCCCACATTTTATAGGCTCTATTACGTAAACTTAACTTATACATACTCCATATGTGGAATTTTCAACGCCTATGGAAAATGTATAAGTTATAATTAAAGCTGAATCCTATAGGGATAAAAATTTAGAACTATAAATTTACTTATAGTTCTAAAAATTATCTTTTTCTAATTATTCTTATTTGTATACCCTAGACAATATTACAATTTTAAAAAATATTTATCATATGTGTATAAGATAAGTTTTCAATGGCTATAATTCAAAGGAAGCAAAGTTGAACAATAGCCATTTTATATGTTTTTATTGTTCCATTTGCTTTCCTAAGAAGGCGGATGCAGTTTCAGCAAGCTTCATTTCTAACTCTCCAAACTTTTCCCCATTTTGTTTGGATAATATGATTACAGCTCCAATTGCATCTCCTTCTGCAATTATAGGTGAAATAACTGCGGTTGAATATTTTCCTTCTGCATCTTCATCTTTATATAATGGTATGGTCTTACCATTTTCTTCACCCAGTATTATGGTCTTTCTTTCTTCCATAACCTTTTCAAGTTCATCACTGATTCTCTTTTCTAAGTACTCCTTCTTTGGTGCACCACTTACAGATATTATTGCATCTTTATCTGAAATTAGAACAATATGTCCAATTGCCTGCTGTAATGATTCAGCATATTCCTTTGAGAAGTCACTTAACTCACCAATAGGAGAGTATTTCTTTAATATTACTCCGCCTTCTCTATCAGTGAAAATCTCTAAAGGATCTCCTTCCCGTATTCTTAATGTCCTTCTAATCTCTTTTGGTATTACAACTCTACCAAGGTCGTCTATTCTTCTAACTATACCTGTGGCCTTCATTTATTACCCTCCTTTATTTAAATTTTATATATTCTACTTGCATTAATATTATCTTTCTCAATATGAAATTTTATACACTAATAGAGGTTATTATTTGAATTATAAAGACTTAAAAGACAAAACTAGCAACAATATACATGAAATAAAAAAGCGCAGTAAAACTGCGCTTTTCATACTAGAATATATTCTTGAGCAACTTATCAGTGTACACTTTAAAACCTATTTCTTTCTTCCATTCCTCAACTAATTCATTAAACTTAGTTTGCTGCTTACTTGATAAAAGTGATGTTTTTATGCTGTCTTTTACTTCATCTAGAGCTTTAACCTGCTTTTCCTTAACTACTCCTGTTACTTTAATAATGTGCCATCCGAAGGAGCTTTTTACAGGATCGGAAATTTGACCCTCCTCCAGCTTCTTTGCTGCCTCCATAAAGGCAGGATCGTAGTTAGCATTATCATACTCAACATAACCTAAGGAACCACCGTAATCCTTTGTAGAATCTGTATTGTTTTTAGCAAGGTCTTCAAATTTCTCGCCCTTATCAAGCTTTTCCTTTATGGCCTTAGCCTCTTCTTCTGTTTTTACTATTATATGATACATATTGGCACCGGGATTGGTAGTATAATAAGCTATATTATTGTCATAATATGTTTTTATTTCTTCATCAGATACTGTTTCGTCTTTGACAACATCATGCTGTACCCTATATGCTGCAATGGACTCTGGGTCTCCAAGTATACTTTCTCTATAATTATGCTTTAGGTCTTCCATTGTCATACCAGCTTCTTCAAGAGCTTTTTCAAGTTTTTTCTCATCATTATCAAACTGTGTTTCCCTAACTAAGTCAATTTCCTTTTGAACCTCTGCATCTATATTATTCAAATCTGGAACTAAATTTCTCTCCTTGGCCTTAATGTAGAGAAGCTTTTGCTCTGCCAAATCGTTGAGCATATTTTCATAATAATACTTGAGCTGATCTTGGGCTTCACTTTTTGTAAGGCTACCATACTGTTCCTTTATCATTTCCTCAGTAGCCTTCATTTTATTTCTTACATCAATTACTTTAATTTTTTCACTACCAATCTTGGCAACAACAGTGTTATCCTTACCTGCCTGAGTCTTTACGATACATCCTGCAGAAGATAGTGTAAATATACCAATAACGGCTATGCTAAGTACCTTTTTAACCTTATTCACGTGTATTCCCCCACTCTTTATAGTCTTTTTTCATTATAAACATTTTTTGAAATTATTTCAATTACTAATTTTCTCATCCTCTGTAACGCTCAG is from Clostridium thermarum and encodes:
- the spoIIE gene encoding stage II sporulation protein E, which gives rise to MQYGVELKSYKREKKLQKKEKTINYSWYAIATIYFAAAFLISRVILINNSAPFGIAFIISVVLNKEDDIPIVAGCGALLGYISIFNNLENLPVYILAVGTVVPGGYFARHVSKNIKLLVFFLFLFFENLVYMTILGNDSTGSNALTAFFEVGCTLPIYYMISYAISCLKDIKSKHTFKNEEIISVTMIIALTISGTWGASLWGISVRNIIAFIFIIICAYINGASVGAAAGVAVGLIVGVTTDNLSLYISYFGLCGLTVGLFKEGGKWLSGMAFVVSFFIIKLYSDIAADFKLLEVLIAMITMLSIPDKFYNILMLEFNMEKKVADINSKYVDTIRDMFLNKLSNFSDILYNMSHTVKNLVNNDKLLLKNKSSALVENLADRVCANCSMNSVCWKREIYYTFAAFSELIQNYHENNYTLPEELEKKCIKKDELAANTQDLINIFITNEMWRSRLVEGRQLIAGHLSSMGETVQEIVGDFNTNIVFNGDKERYIKRMLNKKGIGYSHVLCFQDSKGRNNVKIAVTNCKGSEFCVKEILPVVNQATGVSMCICEEECCGNSNGGGCSISFEETPKYHIVSHVIRECKSGEKYNGDSYSFGKLKDGTYMIIISDGMGSGPEAGQESRAAVEMIERFSKAGFSMYTAVNTVNSIMTMKFSEEEKFSTLDIANIDLYTGDLRVMKIGAVATYIKSKEKVEIINSKTLPIGVLDKVDVDVTDKKVKNGDIIVMLSDGVLECEGNSDSMQNWITNYLEKCIHTNPKDIAEEIAARVKEVNNGKANDDMTIIASRVYSLY
- a CDS encoding S1 domain-containing RNA-binding protein encodes the protein MTLKAGNIIEGTVINITNFGAFIDVEGKTGLVHISEVADTFVKDIREHLKEQDKVKVKVISVDENGKISLSIKQAMPPKRSAKPIEIDWSGDRNKNSSANFEDIMSKFLKDSEERQQDVKRHQESKGRGYSRRS
- a CDS encoding FtsB family cell division protein is translated as MKKRKVNLKALLVILSIAYFSIIFIRQEIAAARLNKEIVKANLQLEEIKEQGERLKEQLEMSRTNPEGFSERLARERLGLIKENETPVMPIPERQ
- the yabQ gene encoding spore cortex biosynthesis protein YabQ, which produces MVIPLMIQAKLVLYSILAGVLTGFIFDFYRTFRGFENVHKLLIIVEDILFWILTGILIFIFLLYTNQAVVGVYVYIWMTIGIYFYMKLLSKAFTRIQYKLICNVSKFIRIIINIVIFPFRYGFYKLDSKNKRKFKRNNLNKV
- the yabP gene encoding sporulation protein YabP, with the translated sequence MEVKKDLKVDEKKSNMTLENRKKLFLTGVLEVISFNEEKILLNTSLGMLTIKGNGLKMNKLDVHNGEVMIAGTVDSFVYSGSESKHEKESILSKLFR
- a CDS encoding RNA-binding S4 domain-containing protein, with protein sequence MRLDKYLKVSRIIKRRTVAKEACEGGRVSINGKVAKAGTEVKEGDIIEIQFAVKSLKARITSIAEHVRKEEAKGMYEILEGVEDTEE
- the mazG gene encoding nucleoside triphosphate pyrophosphohydrolase, yielding MIKIVGLGPGAPEALTMGTIEALKSVKNIYLRTERHPTVDYIRTLGIKFETYDSAYDSYDSFDEVYRSIAEDLIDKYKQFGEIIYAVPGHPLVAEKSVMLLIEQCKNNNIQYEIVSAVSFIDVVMERLEIDPIEGLKIVDAFDCKEHIFDKRIGTIITQVYDNYIASEVKLALSEYYKDDTEIYYIRAAGIKGMESIRKMPLYEMDRQEDIDYLTSVYIPRVLNNNKDFYDLISIMEKLRGEDGCPWDKEQTHESLKKYLVEECYEVLEAIDEQDDIKITEELGDVLLQIVFHAVIGKERGYFNINDVIEGICEKMILRHPHIFGDTSVKSSEEVLANWDEIKKKEKGMETLTDEMRHIAKGLPALIRAEKIQEKAKKAGFDWDRVEEALNKVFEELDEVKEVYNGTDKARILEEIGDLLFAVVNVSRFLQVNPEEALNKTSDKFINRFSFIEKAAREKGLDLKEMTLEQMDEIWNIAKTLKKL
- a CDS encoding putative polysaccharide biosynthesis protein produces the protein MRKQSLIKGTIILGAAGVFARFLGLFFRWPLIMLIGDEGIGYYQMSYPLYMFFIGLATGVPVAISKMVSERNALHDEGTMILIVRKALLTMLILGGGFSIIFLAFPKILINFFKWDKKALYSLMGIGAAPLFISLMSVFRGFFQGMQNMTHTAVSQIIEQVGRVVFGVGLAILLLPKGIEYAAGGAAFGAAAGGIVGFIYLYIKYIKVRRRFNVKKLTKDDKILTELLHIAVPVSLGAAVGTIMSLLDSIIVPQQLLKAGYTFKQAAVLYGQLTGKAMVLINVPLTISIALCASLVPIIAEAHVLKRRMEVINKVEMAMKVSMVISLPSTFGLLFLAAPILNLLFPGHAEGYDILRYASLSIPFIIITQTTTAILQGSGYYFKPIKNLLIGCLGKIIITILLVPLALINIYGAIIGSITAYVITTVLNLIALSKKLGVSINYYQTTVKPAYAAILMIIGVVFIYQYVYNSTMSNEIACLVSISLGTLIYAGIIFLLGVFNFNYFKSKFIRG
- the spoVT gene encoding stage V sporulation protein T → MKATGIVRRIDDLGRVVIPKEIRRTLRIREGDPLEIFTDREGGVILKKYSPIGELSDFSKEYAESLQQAIGHIVLISDKDAIISVSGAPKKEYLEKRISDELEKVMEERKTIILGEENGKTIPLYKDEDAEGKYSTAVISPIIAEGDAIGAVIILSKQNGEKFGELEMKLAETASAFLGKQMEQ
- a CDS encoding peptidyl-prolyl cis-trans isomerase gives rise to the protein MNKVKKVLSIAVIGIFTLSSAGCIVKTQAGKDNTVVAKIGSEKIKVIDVRNKMKATEEMIKEQYGSLTKSEAQDQLKYYYENMLNDLAEQKLLYIKAKERNLVPDLNNIDAEVQKEIDLVRETQFDNDEKKLEKALEEAGMTMEDLKHNYRESILGDPESIAAYRVQHDVVKDETVSDEEIKTYYDNNIAYYTTNPGANMYHIIVKTEEEAKAIKEKLDKGEKFEDLAKNNTDSTKDYGGSLGYVEYDNANYDPAFMEAAKKLEEGQISDPVKSSFGWHIIKVTGVVKEKQVKALDEVKDSIKTSLLSSKQQTKFNELVEEWKKEIGFKVYTDKLLKNIF